A window of the Miscanthus floridulus cultivar M001 chromosome 14, ASM1932011v1, whole genome shotgun sequence genome harbors these coding sequences:
- the LOC136503063 gene encoding pollen allergen Lol p 2-A-like, translating to MAFVALFASGSCGTELTLTIGKDSRSTKLSLITNVAISKVSVKPKGATDFSDDLKESPAKTFTLDSKEPIKGPISFRFAVKAGGYRVVDDVIPADFKAGVVYKTGEQV from the coding sequence ATGGCATTTGTGGCACTGTTTGCCAGCGGGTCATGCGGCACCGAGCTCACCCTCACGATCGGTAAGGATTCTAGGTCCACTAAACTATCCCTCATCACCAACGTCGCCATCTCTAAGGTGTCCGTCAAGCCGAAGGGCGCCACGGATTTTTCGGATGACCTCAAGGAGTCGCCAGCCAAGACCTTTACCCTCGACAGCAAGGAGCCAATCAAGGGACCTATCTCCTTCCGCTTCGCTGTGAAGGCTGGTGGCTACCGTGTTGTCGATGATGTCATCCCTGCCGACTTTAAGGCCGGCGTAGTTTACAAGACCGGCGAACAAGTCTAA